In one Oryza glaberrima chromosome 2, OglaRS2, whole genome shotgun sequence genomic region, the following are encoded:
- the LOC127762053 gene encoding uncharacterized protein LOC127762053 — protein sequence MGKGGELWDDSALVDAFDHAVATFKAMHSKNTQATTSENEEPGDPAVAAPAGEENISAEVADELIEKDGSQTEPCEASETPCQTHEERKSTEQAPLQEKDLDKEAHFSEPKIHASDVADAEQKDTSNQQTWDYNELVKKYYELEEQSRKVLEQLHQTNYWNYQVPGQSSVYQQPQVPAYSATAPDPHSSTIQSPCCCANVPLVSVSCCSTGQTSGVSSFMQPSGGCSISLTCDQCPGTSATDSTGATCVQQAEKVSTDSDQVAKAAMMTAEGAMNFMRSTISGDLGSFPRTDAASGKESMPMGMNPNFDTMGADSDLAVVLNAWYAAGFYTGRYLMQQSMKNTRQG from the exons atggggaAGGGCGGCGAGCTGTGGGACGATTCGGCGCTGGTAGACGCGTTCGaccacgccgtcgccacctTCAAG GCTATGCATAGCAAAAACACCCAAGCAACTACATCGGAGAATGAGGAACCAGGAGATCCTGCTGTTGCTGCCCCTGCTGGAGAAGAGAACATTTCGGCTGAGGTGGCCGATGA GCTCATAGAGAAGGATGGTAGCCAGACAGAACCTTGTGAAGCATCGGAGACACCATGTCAGACCCATGAGGAAAGAAAGTCCACTGAGCAGGCTCCTCTTCAGGAAAAGGATCTGGATAAAGAGGCACATTTTTCAGAACCTAAGATCCATGCCTCAGATGTTGCTGATGCTGAGCAAAAAGATACCTCAAACCAGCAGACCTGGGACTACAATGAATTGGTAAAAAAGTACTATGAACTTGAGGAGCAAAGCCGGAAAGTTCTTGAGCAACTCCATCAAACAAACTACTGGAATTACCAAGTCCCTGGTCAATCTTCAGTGTACCAACAACCGCAAGTTCCTGCCTATAGTGCCACAGCACCAGATCCGCATTCCTCAACCATTCAATCCCCATGCTGTTGTGCGAATGTACCCCTGGTATCAGTCTCCTGCTGTTCAACTGGCCAGACGAGTGGGGTTTCTTCTTTTATGCAACCAAGTGGTGGTTGTAGCATATCATTGACTT GTGATCAATGCCCTGGCACAAGTGCAACAGATTCTACTGGAGCAACCTGCGTGCAGCAGGCAGAAAAGGTGTCTACTGACAGTGATCAAGTTGCTAAGGCTGCAATGATGACTGCTGAAGGTGCCATGAATTTCATGAGAAGTACGATATCTGGAGACTTGGGCTCCTTTCCAA GAACAGACGCTGCATCTGGAAAGGAGAGCATGCCTATGGGCATGAATCCAAATTTTGACACCATGGGAGCAGATAGTGATCTTGCTGTTGTCTTAAATGCATGGTACGCAGCGGGGTTTTACACTGGCAG GTACCTCATGCAGCAGTCCATGAAAAATACCAGACAAGGCTGA